TTATCAGAAATATCTTCAAAAACAGTATGCACCCGCTGTTCTTTAGACTGCTTCATCTCCAACCCTCTTCCCCATATTATCATCATGTATTATAACATTTTTGCCATCAACTTGCTTTAAATACACATTTCTGCTTGTGGAAAAATGTAGTGAGTGCTATCATAATATCACGGAAACTAAATTTGTTTATTTAGTTTCCTGGTTTTTTAGTTAGTTATTAAAGGTGGTGTGTAAAGTATGCAGAAAAAAATTGCTGGCTCATTGGTTGTGGTAATGGTACTTGTCACATGCTATTGGGGTTATCACCACTACTCAAATGGCCAAACCAAAGCACTGACAGCCTCTGGCACCATTGAAGCCACAACGGTGCAGTTGGCTGCCAAAGTTGCCGGCACCATTGAAAACATCAGCGTAGAGCCAGGGGATTTAGTGAAAAAGGGTCAAGTGGCAGCTAAAATTAGCCGTAACGACCTGGTGGCCCAAAGGGAACGGGATGCCCTGGCAGTACTAAAGGCCGAAGCCCAACTGGCAGATTTAACCTCCGGCTCCCGGCAACAAGAGGTTACCGCAGCTGAGGCCAATGTAAACATTGCCGAAACCAATTATCAAAAGGCACTGGCAGACTACCAACGGGCGGAGCAACTATTTAACGCAGATGCTTTAGCCCAAGCTGAATTTGAAAAGATTCAGTCCCATTTAAATTTAACCAAAAATCAACTGACTGCGGCCAACGCCAAGTTAAGTTTAATGCGAGCGGGCAACCGGGAAAACATCATCAAAGCGGCACAAATGGAAGTGGAACGCAACCGGGCCATATTAAAAGCCGCTGAGTCCCAATTGGCAGACACTAAAATAATTAGCCCCAT
The DNA window shown above is from Peptococcaceae bacterium 1198_IL3148 and carries:
- a CDS encoding efflux RND transporter periplasmic adaptor subunit — protein: MQKKIAGSLVVVMVLVTCYWGYHHYSNGQTKALTASGTIEATTVQLAAKVAGTIENISVEPGDLVKKGQVAAKISRNDLVAQRERDALAVLKAEAQLADLTSGSRQQEVTAAEANVNIAETNYQKALADYQRAEQLFNADALAQAEFEKIQSHLNLTKNQLTAANAKLSLMRAGNRENIIKAAQMEVERNRAILKAAESQLADTKIISPINGTVLTKNFEVGEFAPLGASIVTVADLDNMWIKVYLPTDDLPQIKLGQRVHFTVSGSPEQYNGTIMEIASKGEFTPKTIQTKEERTNIVYGVKIKVNNQQGVLKPGMPADVSFN